CTGCAGGCCCCAGCGGGAGCGGAACAGCAGAAGCGCCACTACGGCGGTAATCGCCAATGTCAGGCCCATCACGAACAAGCCGTTGATCTGCACCTCGATCACGTCAGTGACCGGCAGCGCACCCATCATCCATTGCGGCAGTTCGACGCCGACTTCGCGCGCGCCGAAGATGGAGCGGAACGCCTGCTGCATGATGAGGCTCAAGCCCCAGGTGGCGAGCAGCGTATCCAGCGGCCGCGCATAAAGATGGCGGATCAGCAGCCATTCGGTCGCGAGCCCCGCCGCGCCCGATACGATGAAGGCGACGGCCATGGCGACGAAGAAGTAGATGGAGAAGGCGCCCGGCAGGTAAGCCTGGAAGATATGCGAGGTCAGGTAGGTCATGTAGGCGCCGAGGATCATGAACTCGCCGTGCGCCATGTTGATCACGCCCATCTGGCCGAAAATGATGGCCAGCCCGAGCGCCATGAGAACGAAGACCGAAAACAGGATGAGGCCGGCGAAAGCCTGCATCGCCAGAATGGAACCGAGCTCGCCGAGCGAATAGTCGAACATTGCGCCTCCGCACGCGCGCCGGCAGAGCGCGCATTGTGAGCCGACATGAATGAGAGAGGGTCGAGGCGTCCCGGCGGCGGCGCCGCCGGGACGTGATCGTCGAGGACCGGCCTGCGGCCTTTACTGGTAGCCCTTGGGGAACGGATCGGGCTCGACCAGGTTGGCGGTCTCGTAGATGAGAT
The Pseudolabrys sp. FHR47 genome window above contains:
- the urtB gene encoding urea ABC transporter permease subunit UrtB, whose product is MFDYSLGELGSILAMQAFAGLILFSVFVLMALGLAIIFGQMGVINMAHGEFMILGAYMTYLTSHIFQAYLPGAFSIYFFVAMAVAFIVSGAAGLATEWLLIRHLYARPLDTLLATWGLSLIMQQAFRSIFGAREVGVELPQWMMGALPVTDVIEVQINGLFVMGLTLAITAVVALLLFRSRWGLQVRAVVANRTMSGAAGIDTRRVDRLTFGLGCGIAGVAGSAFTMIGSTGPTAGQLYIVDTFLVVVFGGAQSLLGTIASAFTISQSQSTLEFFLTGSMAKVLTLLVVIGLLMLRPQGLFVLKVRR